From the Patescibacteria group bacterium genome, one window contains:
- a CDS encoding serine hydroxymethyltransferase, protein MDKKNLQQQDPKIAGFIKEELQRRRDGLEMIPSENHTSLAVLEALGSILTDKYSEGYPGKRYYAGNEIIDKVESLAQERAKKAFGVPHANVQPLSGAPANSAVYLAVCEPGDVIMGQNLADGGHLTHGAKGTFSARFYKSVPYYVEQDGSIDFERVRSAALKNKPKLIWVGASAYPKLFPFKEMAEIADEVGAYLVADIAHVAGLVLAGAHPSPVPFVHIITTTTHKTLRGPRGAIIMVTQKGLDKDADLAKKVDKAVFPAGIQAGPHNHQTAAIAVALKEAMTPEFKEYGQQIVRNAKALAESLKEEGLHLVSGGTDNHMILVDLTPFGKGTGVFAQDALDKAGITVNKNTIPKDPSSPFYPSGVRLGTPAITTRGMKEKEMAQIGKWIAEVIHEVKGYQLPETKEERIAYLKQFKKDIAENQKLKDVKKQVKKLCSKFPLPY, encoded by the coding sequence ATGGATAAAAAAAACTTACAACAACAAGACCCAAAAATTGCAGGATTCATTAAAGAAGAGCTGCAGCGGAGAAGAGACGGCTTGGAAATGATTCCTTCAGAAAACCATACCTCGCTTGCGGTGCTGGAGGCTTTAGGTTCCATACTTACCGACAAGTATTCAGAAGGATACCCTGGTAAGAGATACTACGCGGGAAACGAGATTATAGACAAGGTGGAGAGCTTGGCCCAAGAGAGAGCAAAAAAGGCCTTTGGTGTGCCCCATGCTAATGTGCAGCCTTTGTCTGGGGCTCCTGCAAACAGCGCCGTATATCTTGCGGTATGTGAGCCAGGAGACGTTATTATGGGCCAGAACTTGGCTGACGGAGGTCACCTTACGCATGGAGCAAAAGGCACCTTTTCCGCACGATTCTACAAAAGTGTCCCATACTATGTTGAGCAGGATGGCTCTATTGATTTTGAGAGAGTTCGCAGCGCAGCTTTAAAGAATAAGCCAAAGTTAATATGGGTGGGAGCTTCTGCCTACCCCAAGCTCTTTCCTTTTAAAGAAATGGCAGAGATTGCAGATGAAGTGGGAGCGTATTTGGTAGCCGACATTGCTCACGTTGCAGGGTTGGTTCTCGCTGGGGCTCATCCAAGTCCCGTTCCTTTTGTGCATATCATTACCACCACCACGCACAAGACCCTGCGTGGTCCTAGGGGTGCCATTATTATGGTGACCCAGAAGGGGTTGGATAAGGATGCAGATTTGGCAAAGAAGGTGGATAAAGCAGTGTTTCCGGCTGGTATTCAGGCCGGTCCCCACAACCACCAGACAGCAGCCATTGCCGTTGCCTTGAAAGAAGCAATGACCCCGGAGTTTAAAGAGTACGGCCAGCAGATTGTGAGAAATGCAAAGGCGTTAGCTGAATCCTTAAAAGAAGAAGGGCTGCACCTGGTTTCCGGAGGGACAGACAACCACATGATACTCGTTGACCTTACCCCATTTGGAAAGGGGACTGGGGTGTTTGCGCAAGATGCCTTAGATAAGGCCGGAATCACAGTAAACAAGAACACCATTCCCAAAGATCCTTCCTCTCCCTTTTATCCAAGCGGTGTTCGTTTGGGCACTCCTGCCATTACGACAAGAGGCATGAAAGAAAAAGAGATGGCACAGATTGGAAAATGGATTGCAGAGGTTATCCATGAAGTAAAAGGTTATCAGCTTCCAGAAACAAAAGAAGAACGCATTGCGTATCTCAAGCAGTTCAAGAAAGACATTGCAGAGAACCAAAAGCTTAAGGATGTAAAAAAGCAGGTAAAGAAACTTTGCAGCAAGTTTCCCCTTCCATATTAA
- a CDS encoding bifunctional 5,10-methylenetetrahydrofolate dehydrogenase/5,10-methenyltetrahydrofolate cyclohydrolase has translation MVHILSGETIARRILSNLKKKKTRERLSLVVVQVGGNPVSLKYVEEKRKVAKELGVTFHFVVLPSNVSQTKFEQQIKKMGKDKKVSGMIVQLPLPRRLNTQRVLDCIPIEKDVDVLSSASFSDFVLGTLPILPPTVAAIGLLLKKAKKNLESTKVAVVGVGRLVGLPTALWLVQQGATISLVQKGTRNASQLISKADIVISGVGKPGLITGKMIKKGAVVIDAGTSVEYVRPPRSNMIKGDIDFESVSKKASFLSPVPGGVGPLTVACLFKNLFLLND, from the coding sequence ATGGTCCACATTCTTTCTGGTGAAACAATAGCTCGGCGGATTCTCAGTAATCTGAAAAAGAAGAAAACGAGGGAAAGACTCTCTCTTGTTGTAGTTCAGGTTGGGGGGAATCCAGTGTCTTTAAAGTATGTGGAAGAGAAGCGAAAGGTTGCCAAAGAGCTTGGTGTTACATTCCATTTCGTTGTTCTCCCCTCAAATGTCTCTCAAACGAAATTTGAGCAACAGATAAAAAAGATGGGCAAAGACAAAAAGGTTTCTGGCATGATAGTGCAGCTTCCTCTGCCAAGGCGGTTGAATACCCAGCGTGTTTTAGACTGTATCCCCATAGAAAAAGATGTGGATGTGCTGTCTTCAGCTTCCTTCTCGGATTTTGTCCTGGGAACTCTGCCCATTTTGCCTCCCACAGTTGCTGCAATTGGTTTATTGCTTAAAAAAGCCAAGAAAAACCTGGAGAGTACAAAGGTTGCCGTGGTGGGAGTTGGCAGGTTGGTGGGCTTGCCTACTGCTCTGTGGCTGGTTCAACAGGGAGCCACCATTTCTTTGGTTCAGAAAGGGACAAGGAACGCTTCCCAGTTGATTTCAAAAGCGGACATCGTCATTTCCGGAGTAGGAAAGCCAGGTTTGATAACAGGCAAGATGATAAAAAAGGGAGCTGTGGTGATTGATGCTGGAACCTCGGTGGAATATGTTAGACCTCCGAGGTCTAACATGATAAAGGGGGATATAGATTTTGAGAGTGTTTCAAAAAAGGCAAGCTTCCTGAGCCCTGTCCCGGGAGGCGTTGGCCCTTTGACCGTTGCTTGTTTATTTAAAAATCTTTTCTTACTCAATGACTGA
- a CDS encoding phosphatase PAP2 family protein, producing MTDIIVFLGEYLSHILIAGILVFWWENKKRYPKFLWESFLAALLSRGIITELIRFFWERPRPFVEQNITPLIEHAASASFPSGHATFFFALGTILFFYNKTAGALFLLGAAVLTSARVFAFLHWPSDIIGGAVIGIASAFLVVQLSRRFFK from the coding sequence ATGACTGATATCATCGTTTTTCTTGGAGAATATCTTTCACATATCCTCATTGCCGGGATTTTGGTGTTTTGGTGGGAGAATAAAAAGAGATACCCCAAATTTTTGTGGGAGTCTTTTCTTGCAGCCTTACTTTCCAGAGGCATTATCACCGAGCTCATACGGTTCTTTTGGGAAAGACCAAGGCCGTTTGTTGAACAAAACATTACTCCCTTAATTGAACACGCAGCTTCTGCTTCTTTTCCCTCTGGCCACGCAACCTTCTTTTTTGCGCTTGGAACCATTCTCTTTTTCTATAACAAAACAGCAGGAGCTTTGTTCCTACTGGGAGCCGCAGTTCTTACTTCAGCTCGGGTATTTGCCTTTCTCCACTGGCCCTCTGATATTATTGGAGGAGCTGTAATCGGGATTGCCTCAGCATTTCTCGTTGTTCAGCTCTCTCGGAGGTTTTTTAAATAG
- a CDS encoding fibronectin type III domain-containing protein, with protein MNQKGFVNIAFIILIVVLAGALGFIFTSLSPSSVYAIAPKTQCETGTCKFKMATLLISIPGFPATEGNIQDLKTAVNLFEGKWNSITPGSQIDATDFYQFEYKPTPERGTGPGYWRAAIPQFYRENPDKKDTYDFITIADTWTEGTWFCDHKIIPHRLDVEISSENFCGDGVNTCRFKGLNWLANINKLCGALVQDIYWKASVLMRETVHQWGVIMGDFSNSNPLGLTDSLGSHYGRNTVANDFLNLGKDFYLKNTNGKYENLGLTYQQFFEAASWHDMTLFQMGLIDRGQVSAIDKVTTCDLTGCSFESFTIDEVFPKDNALMKEGVLPSNHDSDRDGILNWAELQGVLGYKTNFLTADTDGDGVDDLTEIQNGTNPLVDPNAPPPPPPAPTVDPFTIDSISNISISNLTESTASINWSTNEPADGQIEFSTSPCPCSNNTPLVSSLITTHVINLFTLTANTTYYYRIKSKDTAGNLIISTTQTFKTAAVPPPQDILPPVRSSALPSGTLTSGITQTNISLTTNESATCRYSAAAGTAYDSMTNTFRRHWGNIYSTLITSLTDKSSYTFYVRCKDTAGNKNTSDYSISFSVAATSSAGYDTTTPTSTPTPAPTPTINQDPQLNTQPQQSNQSQPAQSPLRRWLPTIIGISIVIIILVAGAALAYRILRNKPSDPPTQE; from the coding sequence ATGAATCAAAAAGGATTTGTAAACATAGCGTTCATTATTTTGATCGTCGTGTTGGCGGGTGCTCTGGGATTTATATTTACTAGCTTGTCGCCATCAAGTGTTTATGCCATTGCCCCAAAAACACAATGCGAAACTGGCACTTGCAAATTCAAGATGGCTACTTTGTTGATTAGTATTCCTGGTTTTCCAGCAACAGAGGGCAATATTCAAGATTTGAAAACAGCTGTAAATTTGTTTGAAGGTAAATGGAACAGCATAACTCCCGGAAGTCAAATAGATGCAACAGACTTTTATCAGTTTGAATATAAACCGACTCCTGAACGTGGTACAGGTCCTGGATACTGGCGTGCTGCAATCCCCCAGTTTTACAGAGAGAATCCAGACAAAAAAGATACTTATGATTTCATAACTATTGCAGACACTTGGACAGAAGGAACATGGTTTTGCGACCATAAGATTATACCTCATCGTCTTGACGTCGAGATATCTTCAGAAAACTTTTGCGGTGACGGTGTAAACACGTGTAGATTTAAGGGGCTGAACTGGCTAGCGAACATAAATAAGCTGTGTGGTGCATTAGTCCAAGATATTTATTGGAAAGCCAGCGTTTTAATGCGGGAAACTGTCCACCAATGGGGTGTAATTATGGGGGATTTTTCAAATTCTAATCCTCTTGGACTTACGGATAGCTTGGGTTCTCATTATGGTCGTAATACAGTCGCAAATGACTTTTTAAATCTAGGTAAAGATTTTTATTTAAAGAATACAAATGGAAAATATGAAAATCTTGGGCTAACTTACCAACAGTTCTTTGAAGCTGCCAGCTGGCATGATATGACTCTGTTCCAGATGGGTCTAATAGACAGAGGCCAAGTAAGTGCAATAGATAAAGTAACTACATGCGACTTAACGGGCTGCTCTTTTGAATCATTCACAATTGACGAGGTTTTTCCTAAAGACAATGCACTAATGAAAGAAGGAGTACTTCCTAGTAATCATGATAGCGATAGAGATGGTATATTGAACTGGGCTGAATTACAGGGTGTGTTAGGATACAAAACGAACTTTTTAACCGCCGATACTGATGGCGATGGAGTAGATGATTTAACTGAAATACAAAACGGTACAAATCCATTAGTTGATCCAAATGCTCCTCCTCCCCCTCCTCCCGCTCCGACCGTAGACCCATTCACCATCGACTCAATCTCCAACATCAGTATTTCCAATCTTACAGAATCTACTGCAAGTATTAACTGGAGTACCAATGAGCCCGCAGATGGCCAAATTGAATTTAGCACTTCTCCCTGTCCCTGCTCAAACAACACACCCCTTGTTTCAAGTCTCATCACAACCCATGTCATCAATCTCTTCACTCTCACCGCAAACACAACCTATTACTACAGGATTAAATCAAAGGATACCGCGGGAAACCTTATTATAAGCACAACACAAACATTTAAGACGGCTGCAGTTCCTCCTCCCCAAGACATTCTTCCTCCGGTGCGCTCAAGTGCATTACCATCGGGAACACTGACTTCTGGAATTACACAGACAAATATTTCCCTTACAACCAATGAATCAGCAACCTGCCGATATTCAGCAGCCGCAGGCACAGCATATGATTCAATGACAAATACTTTTCGCAGGCATTGGGGGAATATCTATTCAACTCTCATCACCAGCCTTACCGACAAAAGTTCTTACACTTTCTATGTACGCTGCAAAGACACAGCGGGCAACAAAAATACAAGTGATTATTCTATTTCATTCTCCGTAGCAGCTACCTCCTCTGCAGGATATGATACGACCACACCTACATCCACACCTACGCCTGCACCTACGCCCACAATCAACCAAGATCCACAATTGAATACTCAGCCCCAGCAATCCAATCAATCCCAGCCAGCCCAATCTCCTTTGCGTCGCTGGCTGCCGACAATCATCGGCATTAGTATTGTGATTATAATTTTAGTTGCTGGAGCGGCGTTGGCATATCGAATACTCCGAAACAAACCTTCTGATCCACCAACACAGGAGTAG